From Algoriphagus sp. NG3, the proteins below share one genomic window:
- a CDS encoding aminotransferase class IV, which yields MNSFMTENETTYQKLTPNDTWTSQSMVDIPVRAVNFGDGLFETMVFDHGEIRFFDKHIKRLYEGMGVLGLKSENIDPKELLHFLRKNYPDILLRVRWNVVRAGKGKYTPERNEVIQNLQLSEFKTASAVKGSADVSLKIQLFPTPWSRFKTLNSLPYVLANLERTERGLDEIILLDNRGFVSEAGSSNVFWVKDEVIYTPSLSCSCINGIGRQAILDQLTKKSIPFQEGEYKISELETSDQIFVSNCTGISYLGRFQRRRLDTRPLDFLKLIFH from the coding sequence ATGAACAGTTTTATGACCGAAAACGAAACAACCTATCAAAAACTCACACCTAACGATACTTGGACTTCACAGTCTATGGTAGATATCCCTGTGCGTGCGGTGAATTTTGGAGATGGATTATTTGAAACTATGGTCTTTGATCATGGTGAAATCAGGTTTTTTGACAAACATATTAAAAGACTATATGAAGGAATGGGAGTATTGGGGCTCAAATCAGAAAATATTGATCCCAAGGAATTGCTACATTTCCTGAGAAAAAATTATCCTGACATTTTACTTCGTGTGCGATGGAATGTAGTCAGAGCCGGCAAAGGAAAATACACTCCTGAGCGTAATGAAGTGATACAAAATCTTCAGCTATCTGAGTTCAAGACTGCCTCCGCAGTCAAAGGATCAGCTGATGTTTCTTTGAAGATTCAGCTTTTTCCCACGCCTTGGTCAAGATTCAAAACACTGAACTCGCTGCCCTATGTACTGGCAAACCTCGAGAGAACCGAACGGGGATTGGATGAGATTATTTTATTGGACAATAGGGGATTTGTATCTGAGGCCGGATCGTCCAATGTTTTTTGGGTAAAAGACGAGGTTATTTACACTCCCTCTCTTTCCTGCAGTTGTATTAATGGAATCGGCAGGCAGGCGATACTTGATCAATTAACGAAAAAATCTATTCCTTTTCAGGAGGGAGAATATAAAATCAGTGAATTAGAGACCTCAGATCAGATATTTGTTTCTAACTGTACGGGGATCAGTTACTTGGGAAGATTCCAAAGAAGAAGGTTGGATACACGCCCTTTGGACTTTTTAAAACTAATATTTCATTAA